ATGACGGCATcggagcagcagcttgaggagcagcctcTCGGCCGGAGCAATGGaggctacctacctaggtaccttacctagaTGCCTGGAGTTCCTCCAGAGgcttttttcttcttcttctttttatcccttgagagcaagaaaaaTCAGACTTCGAAGTAGGGTGTCAGAATGAACTTAGTAAAAGGCATCCTAAAATTATGCTAATATACCTGAGTCCTTTTGTCAATTAGGAGCGAagtcccgagttttctttctaTCCTTAGGTGCCCGCATAGTAGTAGTTCATCATGGTGTGGAGACGGGAACCCCACGTTTTACTCCAAGCTTCCTAGAATTAACGTTGTTGCAGTCATGATTGGTATTGAGACTGGTCCTTGCAGCTCGTCTATGAACAATTTTGCGATTTCTTCCATGCTCATAGCTCATCAAGTTAGTGCTTTATGCGCTTTATATTGCCTGGAATCCTATACATATGCCAGTATCAACACATGCAACGTCAGGGTGACATTGTCAAACTTCTGCTTGGTTAGTTCCAGCGGCCTAAGTCGTGGAACCTGGCCCAGACCCTAGAGGCTATCGTTTATTGTTCCGGGCGGATCTCCATCGGCTCGGTTGATGAATTCCTCGTCCATCGGTGCAAGAGACCCCGAGGCTGGTTAGCACTATTGTAGATCGTTTATTCACTCAATTCCAGATTTACTTTCTGCAAGAGAAATATTTCGTATCTCCTTCAGCAGTATCAGGAGCCATTGATCCAATGATGGCATCCCGCGCAAAACGATGGAGCCGTCTCTACCGTTAACAACCGTCGCAAACCGCAATCGACATTAGGAAATCATGCCGTCGCACAAAAAATTCCatcatgagcttgaaggtaATCAAGGGTAAATTTTAGCCAATCTGAACACGGATTTTATTTCCCGTGATACCTAGAATAACAACTTGACGAATACGCTCCTCGAAGAAAGCTCTAGAGCATTTTCGACCCAAACAATTTCCATTAGAATCTTCCAATGGCAATTGGCGACAATTTGCAAAAGCATAGCCCGTATCATCTACTAATCCTGTCACGGGCATCTATCTCCGCCAACGTTGCATTATTTTACTTATCAGCAACTTGGCTCATCAACGTTGAGCGACTTCGTATTGCGCTCAGCCGacacatcatcaactccgTCGATTTCTGCATTCTCGAACTGCAACCTCTCGTAGGCTGTAGCAGAGACCGTTCGACATAGAAAGCATCTCTTCTGCCTGTGGTCCTTCCGGGCTGTAGTTGAATGCATGTCGCACAAAGAAGGGCACCTTAAGGATGAGGTAGGGTGTTGGTTCTGGATTGCTTCGGGCTGCTGGCTGACATTGGGAACAAGGGCTCGAGAGTCCAAGTCGTAGCTGCGGGAGCAATAGCAGGTTTGGTTTCTAGGTAGGCTTCTTTTATCTCCAGCCCTCTTTGAACAATGGTAGTCAGTACTGATACTAACTAATCTCTAGATTCGTCGTTGCCCCCCTCGATGTCGTCAAGATCCGTCTCCAACTCCAGCCTCATTCTCTGTCCGATCCTGTAGCAGCTCTGCGCAACGCACCAGCTTATCGAGGAGCATTCGCAACCCTGAAACACATCCTCAAGCATGAAGGTTTGACAGGCCTGTGGAAGGGCAATGTTCCTGCAGAGCTTATGTATGTATGCTATGGTGCCGTACAATTCACAACATACCGCTCGGCGACCCTTTTCCTTCGAACGGCATTTCCCTTAAGGTTGCCTGATGCTGCCGAAAGTTTTATTGCTGGTGCTGCCTCTGGTGCTGCTGCCACCACCGTCACATATCCTCTCGATTTGTTAAGAACACGATTCGCAGCTCAGGGTCGACACCGTGTTTACCAATCACTGCGCAGTGCCGTCTGGGATATCAAACGCGATGAGGGTTGGCGAGGCTTTTTTAGAGGTATTGGGCCTGGACTCGGCCAAATCATACCCTTCATGGGCATCTTTTTCGTCACTTATGAATCCCTTAGAACGTCTCTAGAGGGATTACACATGCCATGGGGCAGCGGAGACGCTACTGCTGGCATGTGTGCCAGCATTTTTTCCAAAACAGCCGTATTCCCTCTAGATCTTGTACGAAAGCGTATTCAGGTGCAGGGACCAGCGCGACAGCAATACATCTACCAAAACATTCCTGAGTACTCCACGGCACGGGGTGCGCTTTTAACGATATTACGCACCGAAGGCCTCCGCGGTTTGTACAAGGGCTTGACTATCAGTCTCCTCAAATCAGCCCCTGCGAGCGCTGTCACTCTCTGGACATATGAACAGAGCTTGAATTTGATGCTTGATTGGGATTTGGGCAGTAAGGAGACCACCCACAATGAATTATAGACTATAACAAGACTTGATAGATTTATCATGACGCAGTATGTCGTCCAACCATCTAATCCTGTTCGCGCGGTTTTTATTCTACTCTAGCACTTTGACTCTTCCCTGGAAACTACTTCGCAAGCGCAAGAGCAGCATTTTTTGCATCTGCTCGCTCAATGCACTCTTCGATAACCTCCCAGAATTTGGCAGTGTCGACTCCCCGAGGAATTTTAACACCTTGTTGACCTGGTGGAAGCAACTTGGCCAATGTGCGACCGGTCTGCTTACCCTCCTTAGCCTCTTCAAACGTGCCCTCAGTTATGACTGTGACTTCGAAGCGTTCATTATGCTCAGGGGGCTGGCTGTGCTTGGCGTCCCACTCGAGGAAGGGAATCTCATTTTCGGTGTCGACAAgtacagcagcaacagcaataGGATCATGCAGAGGGGGTCCAGCGGTAATACCGAAGGTATCACTGAATTGTTAGTCGAAGGGGCGCATGTCATTGGTTTGTGTTGACTTACGCATATGTTTGAGCAAAGAAGTAAAGGAGCTCAACAAGCATGGTACGGAGAGTGGTCTTCCCGGGACCTGTCCGCTCAGCATCAGGGCCATACAACAGCATCTCTCTCACCTCCGACGTCGCCAACACCTGATGGCTGAGATCCAGGGGCACAATCGTAGTTTTAGCAGCGATCTCTTTGGTATGGAACACCGTAGCAGCAGCTTCTGGGTCAACGAGGATGTTGAACTCAGCCCAAGGCGTGTAGTTTCCGATTCTAGGGCGACCATCAACTTCGCCGAGCGGTGCATCTGAGAAATTGTCGCCAATAGAGCCTCCCATAAGACTGATACCCTTAATGTGACTGGTAAGCTCTGGATACGCACGGAGCAGAGCCCCAACGTTCGTCAGCGCACCAGTTGCAACAATCCACGCTGTACCAGGGGGTTGAGCACGCAGGGCCTCTGCCATTGCCTCAACAGCCGGGATAGGAGATGGGGTCACAAGTGGCTCAGGAAGAAGGTCGGTGCCATCTAAGCCAGAAACACCGTGGATATCCGTTGGTGCATGAAGGGCAGGACGTTCAAGAGCCTTACCCAGGCCGATATAGAGAGGAATATCATGCATACCAATGGCGGTGAGAATAGAGGCAGCATTATGCGTTGTGTTTCTGATCACACGTTAACAAgctgttctcaagaataTTGCCGTAAAGTCAAGATTGGTTTAGATAACTTACTCAAGAGATGCATTCCCAAAGACCGTTGAGACGCCGAGCAATCTGATCTGAGGATGATAGGCTGCCAGAAGAATGGCGAAAGCGTCCTATCAAGAAACTTAGTAACCGCTGAGCGCTATTACGAGACGtaaagaggaaagaaaacaaaaaataaaaaaaataaaaaaaaaaaaataagcATAAACATCACCGAGTCCCGCAACAGAACTAAGAACTTGTATAAGATCAAGGCTATAAGCACCGTTTTTAATACGTACATCATGACCTGGATCACAATCCAGCCAAACAGGAACCTGAGCTTCAGACATAATGGAATAGAAAGACAAATCAAGTTGTAAAGAAAAACCCAGGTTTCAGCCTCAATGCAAGAAAGGATGAAGTGACAGAATATGGGTGGGATGGGGATAATGTTCAGTTGACCAACTGAGGGAAATACGATTCTGTAGGTAAGTTTTTGAAGTTGTGACGTTTCCACAAACCGAGAGACCTATTACCAAGGTGGACGCTGAAACAGTTTGgcttacctacctaggtgCGGTATGTCGTAGTGGGGTGTTTCCCCCTCACTTTGTTGGTTTAGATTGTCACCAAGGAAGCCTGACTTATTAACTAACAACTTGGCGTGAGCTAACAATGTCAAACAGCTTCCTCTTAAAGCAGGTGGTTATGACCCAGGAGACGATTGATAGGCCTTTTGCTTCCACGGTAAATGCGAATTGAAAAAGTTGAATGAGCATTACGTTAAAGTATACAATCCTAAATACAGCACCTGGAGGGGGGTTATCGAGCCTCGGCTTCGTCGACCAAGATATGTTTCATGATAGCTATACTAAACGGAGAACCTCATACcgttcatcatgacttcttgCGCGCTTCCATAACCCGCAGTACATCTGCAGCATTATTAGCGTCaccctttctcttcttcgggCCTCGCTTTCGTTTTGATTGCCCTCCTTTTGATTGCCcctcgccatcgtcatctttATCTCCCCAGGTTGAaagcttgaccttgcggtcgtcaaagtcttcttcgtcggcaAACCGACTAGTACCAAAGCCCATAtcgagatcttcatcgtcgcgATCCGCCATTTGTAGaagcctccttcttttctcctccatcgcctCCTTCTTCATTCCTTCAGTTTGAccgtcgtcatcttcgtcatcttcttcagcaggaTCCctggccttcttgataggATTGAGAGCCGCTGCCCGCTTGATcgctgccatgatggcgggaTCTGACATAGATGGCGCTTTGCTCTGCTCCTCTGACACTAGACCCGTCTTTGCTCCCTGGAAGTAATTTCGAGGTGCTGGTGGCTTTGGTGGCGGTTGCATCGATGGGTTAGCAATATTCCCTTCATCCATTATTCCTTGTTCTATCTTCTTCGAATCTTCGTTCGCGTCAGAGTCTGAACCTGAATCGTCTATCCCGGCCAGTGGATCGTAATCATCACCCACGCCGTcaaagatgtcgatgtcttcgtcctcctcggGCTCCCCCTTTCTCCTATATTGTTCTGGAACCTCCATGCCAAGCGGCTTTGCATTTTTGTCTGGCATGAGAAGTCCGATCCGATCACCTTCATCAATTTTCTTAGCGCCAGGCTGAACTTTCCGAATCTTCCTCTTTTcatgtccatcttcatccacaATGATTAAAACCTCTCGTCCTTTGCTGTCTCTCTCTATTCGCGATCCTGCCTTCTGTTTGGCACCGACCTTCTTGAAACGGTCGCCAAGCACATTCCCTTGCTGTGCTTTGGCAGCTTTTCTTGATGCCTTTAATTCTGCAAGAATTTGATCGCGTGTTCGTTTCTTCCCGGGTGCCAGTGACACTGTAGATAATTggcctttcttttttgtctCGGGTTTCTCTTTAGGCACTACCTGAACTTcctgctcctcttccagcTGTTCAAATTCGTCGTCGACGTCAATCTCGGCGGTGGGCTCATCTGTGGGTTGTGGCTCGGCTCCGACTTTTTTCTCTCCATATATATCTTCTCCACGGCGGATTCGTTGGAGGAGCTTAAAGTCGAGCCCTTTAACTAGATGCGTGCTACTTAAATCGCCTCCTGCAATCTCGAATCGACGGTTCTCAAATGTCTCCCTGTCGAtctcctcgttcttgagcTGTTCTTCAAGGTCCTTTAGGTGTTGTTCCCGGTCATCCTTTATTTCCTCGTCACGTTCTTTTGATCGGTCGACGTAGCCTGAGGCGAGTTTGACGCCTTTTGGATCGTAAGATTTGAACTTCTTTTGAGGTCGAACCGCGTTGTTTCGCTCCGCCAGTTGTCGCGCAAAGTCCGCTTGAGCACCCCCTAGAGCGCGTCTGTATTGATGCATTAGATATGCCGTTCTTGGGAGTGCAGAAGTACTTACGGTGTCATTGGGATGCTCGATCGTTGCCTCGAACCGAGCGCATTCCTAGTGCCTGTGGATGATGAGCCTGCAGGTGCACCATGCTGACTATCGGAGTTCTTTTTTACATTCGCAGCCAACAGTTTGCGGAACTGTTCGTTATTCATCGCAGCGGCAAACACCCACAGAAGGACGCAATTGGTAAATGGTTTTGATCCGAGGATGTAGATGGAACTCCAGGACCTGGCTCGATGTGGCTAGTGTATGTGGCTGtgcaagcatcatcacgGGTTATCGTGTTTATTCGCGTTTCGGCGTTCCACTTTACGCGCTTTCGACATCATTCAGGTTTCTTCATTCGTGTGACAACTTACTTCATCGCCACAACGCTAGTGTTGAAGCATTAGCGTTTCCAACAGTTGTGTTGAACCCTTCTCTGCATCActtgtctctcatcatcaaatttAAGTCCGAGGCTGAGTTGTGATGATCGAATTTTGTTAACTGGcgcatcaccatcgccactACCATTATCGTTAAGATTATTACATCGACAAGTTAATCGGGAAGACGACCAGAATGGGGAGTGTTCTTGAGAAAAACTCCTCGCAAGTTAGAAAGCGTATCGAAACGCACAAATTCGAAgatgaaagaggagaagaatacGAGGGCAGTGAATTCAATGGGTTCAACGACTATTTCAGGcgcaagaagatcaagcttcaaAACCTCGATGCTGAAATACGTGCCAGCTCAGACAAACCTCAAATATTCAAAGGAATTGTTGTTCACGTTACTGGATATACCCAACCCCCATTGCATGTGTATGCTTGTTTTCTTATCCTGGATAGGGTTCTCTTGCTGATAAAATTTAGTCTTCATCGTGAGATTGTGCAGCATGGTGGTGGGTTTCTGCAATACCTGGATTCGAAAACAATGGCGACTCATATCGTTGCCTCGACGCTCCCGCCCAAGAAATCTGTCGAGTTCAGCCGGTACCGGATCGTTAAACCGGCATGGATCATAGAATCTATCAAGGCTGGGCAAATTCTCCCGTGGTCTGACTATCGGGTTCTGGATGAAGGACCAAGGCAAAAAGTTCTCAAGTTCGACGTTAGTAGCGGCCTGTCACCGTCAACCCCTCGTACGAAACAAGGCTACCGTGAACAAACAGAGAACAGTTTCTACGCGAACCAATTCaaagcatcttctttccctAGCCAGTCTCTAAGTCAAGCTGCTGAGAAAGCTCGGACCCCTGTTCGTCCTCCGAATGGTGTAGACACGAAACTTCTAAGGGCAGATGTCAATAATTCCTACGTTAAGAAGCCAGTAGCTCCCCCAGATGTGTCTCCTAAGGGTCAGCCAGATGTGGCTTCACTAGATTTAGAGACAACTGATGGCGAAATGTTGGGATCGGAAACAGGAATTCTTCCTGTGTCTGTAGCACCATCCATACATACACACCCGGACacctcgaagccattgacatCCGAGGAGCATAATGCAATGTTATTGTCTGACCCCAGGTTAAGGAAGTCCTCAACGGCAAATCCGGATTTCCTTAGACAGTACTACTCCGAAAGTCGACTACATCATCTCTCAACATGGAAAGCCGAGCTGAAATCGAAGATGCAACGGCTTGCTGCAGAAAAGGGTCAATCTTGTCTGCACGCCAAGAAGCGACTTTCCCGGAGACGATACGTCATgcatgttgactttgacagcttcttctgtgcaGTTTCATTAAAGAAAAGTCCCGAGTATATCGATAAACCAGCTGTCGTCGCCCACAGCACAGGTTCCGGGTCGGAAATTGCAAGCTGCAACTATCCTGCACGAGAATTTGGCGTTAAGAATGGGATGTGGATGAAATCGGCACTTGAAGTGTGCCCCGAACTAAAGGTGCTCCCCTATGATTTTCCTGCATACGAAGAGGCGAGCCGTCTATTTTATGAGTCAATCTTAGAAATTGGCGGCTTGGTGCAGAGTGTGAGtattgatgaggctctcgtGGACATAACGTCAATCGTTTTGGCAAATCCTAACTCTGAGGGCACGGGCTCTGATACCGAAAACACGGCTCGGGAGCATGCCATGGCAGACAAACTTGCAAAGAATCTTCGCGACAAGGTCAAATCTCTGACGGGTTGCCACGTTTCGGTCGGCATTGGAGCAAACATATTGCAAGCCAAAGTGGCACTTCGGAAAGCCAAACCTGCAGGTCAATATCAACTGAAATCTGAAAATGTCTTGCACATAATGGGGGATCTCAAAGTGGACCAGCTTCCTGGGGTTGCACGGAGTATTGGTGGGAAGCTTGAGGACATCGGTGTTACTCACGTTAAAGACCTGCGAGAGATTTCGAAAGAGCGCCTCACATCAATTCTTGGACCCAAAACAGGCGAGAAACTCTGGGAATATGCCCGCGGTATTGATCGTtcagaagttggagaacaaCCACCTCGAAAATCCGTCTCAGCAGAAGTTAACTGGGGCATCCGATTCATCTGCCAGCTGGAAGCAGAAGAATTCGTCTTTAATTTGTgcaaggaacttgagaagagactcTCGAGTGAAAACGTTAAAGGACGTCAGTTcacgatgaagatcatgaggAGAGCGATAGACGCTCCTCTGGACCCTCCGAAATCGTTAGGACACGGTAAATGTGACACGTTCAACAAGAGCATTACCTTCGGGGTAGCCACCAATGATGGCCAAGCAATCGGCAAGGAGGCCGTCAACATACTACGGTCTTGGAAATTCAGCCCTGGTGATTTGCGTGGAATCGGAGTACAAATGACGAAGCTGGAACCTGTCAAATTCAACTTTGCGGCCCCTGGTGGTAGCCAGAAAAAGTTGGCTTTCGGGACGTTTACAAAACCGTCACCAGCCCGGGAAGCTTCCTCAGCGGAGCAAATTGATGAAATCGAGAGCCCTGGAAAACAGAGGCAGACACCGAGCCGTGATATTTGTCAGGATCCTATCGCTGATGATCCATTGACACCTCGAAAGCAAAAGGTCCATCCTGCTATGGCCCTGACCAAGGccagcgacgatgatgtgaaAGCAAAGACGCCTCTGAATGTTTCTGGAACCCAGTTTATTATTCCTAGTAACACGGACGCCACCATCCTTGCAGAGCTCCCCAACAGCATTCACCATAAACTGATGGCCCAGGGGTCACGAATATCAGGTATCCGCATCAAGTCTCCTATAACCGAATCAAGATCCCAGGACTGCATGCCATCTGACGCATGCCCAACTCAAGTTGATCCGGAAGTTTTTAATGCGTTACCGGATCAAGTGAAGACCGAGATCCTGGCCACGTACGGACGAAAAACCAGGCAAACGACACCTTTAAAGTCTCCACATAAGGATAGTGCAACGGAATTGAGGAAACACTCTACTCCATCGAAACGCGGTCGGCCACGGGGGTTATTTGACAAAGCTCAGCGGCAACAGGATGCCCAAGCTGGTCCTTTACAAACCAACTGCCTTTCGCTGAATCAAGTTGGCGACGCtttcgaggatgaagatattgaaGAGCTGGATCCAGAATTTCTCGCCGAGCTACCTGAAGAAGTGCGAAAAGAGGTCATTGAGGAACATAGAAAGCGTCAGAGAGCCAGAGAGACAAGTTTGGAGATACCTTTGCGTAGGAGCAGCACGCCCGATCCTGAAGGACTATTGCCAGGTGGCCAGTTTAGAATCCAATTTCCTGTATTGCCACGCAAGATCTCATTTTCTACCTCAGGAGTTACCTCAACACTGGAGATTAAAGATATGATAGATGCTTGGCATTCAGACACAAGAAGGTTGGGCCCGCATCGCCGGGACTTAGCGGTTCTGGAAGATTTCCTAGTAAAGGTCATCCAGGAAGAACGCGATTTGGAAAAAGCGACCAAGTTGGTCAAGTGGTTGGATGTGATAGTTGAGCAGGATGGTAGAAGGGGGCGAGGACAGGAGGTTTGGGAGACGATCGGTTGAAGCTATCAAAGTGATTGTGCAAGATGCTGTAAAGCAACTAGCCATGGCTCCATTGAAGCTCTGAAAAACGCTGATTACATACAGGAAACTATGACACCATAGATCACAATCATATCCCCCCTTTTCATGATTTTCCATATTTTTTCCTTGGATTCTACCCAGTGCCAACATGTTTATATGTCAGACCGATAGGAGAAACGTTCCAAATATGAGACTCGACACAAACAAACCCCTAGGTATTTGGTTGATGGCAACTCCATCTGGCGTATCCCCTCCCTTTGCAAGTTCGTACAcgctcaacttcaacgtccCGCCACAAACTTGAGACGAATTGCCTTCACATGAGTTCTCGCATTCTCCGTCGTCGAGTCTGACTGAAAGGCTCGACAAATACAGCGCACACCAGCATTCCCTATCGGTGAAATCCATTAGAAAGTCTTTAGAGATCAGGACGCTCAAAACATACCTTGACCAT
This genomic interval from Fusarium verticillioides 7600 chromosome 1, whole genome shotgun sequence contains the following:
- a CDS encoding DNA glycosylase, coding for MSEAQVPVWLDCDPGHDDAFAILLAAYHPQIRLLGVSTVFGNASLENTTHNAASILTAIGMHDIPLYIGLGKALERPALHAPTDIHGVSGLDGTDLLPEPLVTPSPIPAVEAMAEALRAQPPGTAWIVATGALTNVGALLRAYPELTSHIKGISLMGGSIGDNFSDAPLGEVDGRPRIGNYTPWAEFNILVDPEAAATVFHTKEIAAKTTIVPLDLSHQVLATSEVREMLLYGPDAERTGPGKTTLRTMLVELLYFFAQTYADTFGITAGPPLHDPIAVAAVLVDTENEIPFLEWDAKHSQPPEHNERFEVTVITEGTFEEAKEGKQTGRTLAKLLPPGQQGVKIPRGVDTAKFWEVIEECIERADAKNAALALAK
- a CDS encoding DNA glycosylase, whose amino-acid sequence is MHDIPLYIGLGKALERPALHAPTDIHGVSGLDGTDLLPEPLVTPSPIPAVEAMAEALRAQPPGTAWIVATGALTNVGALLRAYPELTSHIKGISLMGGSIGDNFSDAPLGEVDGRPRIGNYTPWAEFNILVDPEAAATVFHTKEIAAKTTIVPLDLSHQVLATSEVREMLLYGPDAERTGPGKTTLRTMLVELLYFFAQTYADTFGITAGPPLHDPIAVAAVLVDTENEIPFLEWDAKHSQPPEHNERFEVTVITEGTFEEAKEGKQTGRTLAKLLPPGQQGVKIPRGVDTAKFWEVIEECIERADAKNAALALAK
- a CDS encoding DNA repair protein REV1 — its product is MGSVLEKNSSQVRKRIETHKFEDERGEEYEGSEFNGFNDYFRRKKIKLQNLDAEIRASSDKPQIFKGIVVHVTGYTQPPLHVLHREIVQHGGGFLQYLDSKTMATHIVASTLPPKKSVEFSRYRIVKPAWIIESIKAGQILPWSDYRVLDEGPRQKVLKFDVSSGLSPSTPRTKQGYREQTENSFYANQFKASSFPSQSLSQAAEKARTPVRPPNGVDTKLLRADVNNSYVKKPVAPPDVSPKGQPDVASLDLETTDGEMLGSETGILPVSVAPSIHTHPDTSKPLTSEEHNAMLLSDPRLRKSSTANPDFLRQYYSESRLHHLSTWKAELKSKMQRLAAEKGQSCLHAKKRLSRRRYVMHVDFDSFFCAVSLKKSPEYIDKPAVVAHSTGSGSEIASCNYPAREFGVKNGMWMKSALEVCPELKVLPYDFPAYEEASRLFYESILEIGGLVQSVSIDEALVDITSIVLANPNSEGTGSDTENTAREHAMADKLAKNLRDKVKSLTGCHVSVGIGANILQAKVALRKAKPAGQYQLKSENVLHIMGDLKVDQLPGVARSIGGKLEDIGVTHVKDLREISKERLTSILGPKTGEKLWEYARGIDRSEVGEQPPRKSVSAEVNWGIRFICQLEAEEFVFNLCKELEKRLSSENVKGRQFTMKIMRRAIDAPLDPPKSLGHGKCDTFNKSITFGVATNDGQAIGKEAVNILRSWKFSPGDLRGIGVQMTKLEPVKFNFAAPGGSQKKLAFGTFTKPSPAREASSAEQIDEIESPGKQRQTPSRDICQDPIADDPLTPRKQKVHPAMALTKASDDDVKAKTPLNVSGTQFIIPSNTDATILAELPNSIHHKLMAQGSRISGIRIKSPITESRSQDCMPSDACPTQVDPEVFNALPDQVKTEILATYGRKTRQTTPLKSPHKDSATELRKHSTPSKRGRPRGLFDKAQRQQDAQAGPLQTNCLSLNQVGDAFEDEDIEELDPEFLAELPEEVRKEVIEEHRKRQRARETSLEIPLRRSSTPDPEGLLPGGQFRIQFPVLPRKISFSTSGVTSTLEIKDMIDAWHSDTRRLGPHRRDLAVLEDFLVKVIQEERDLEKATKLVKWLDVIVEQDGRRGRGQEVWETIG